The window CATCGCAGCCAACTGCGATAGAGCGACCGCCCTGGCCGGTAATTTCCGTGGCTGTTTTTTCCGCCGCCACGTCATTGAGGTCGGCAGCAACCACCCGGGCGCCGTTTTTTGCCAGATGTAAAGCAATGGCTTTTCCAATACCGCTGCCCGCTCCGGTAACAATAGCTGTCTTATCGGCAATCATTTTTCCTCTCCTCATCGTGGCTTTTCCCTGGAAAACACACCATCAGCGTTTTCTCTTCACTATAAAACGATGTTGGAGCAATGCTTGCAAATGCTATTCCATTCTAAAGATACAAGATGGTTCCCGCGTTAAACTTTGTATAACTAGCTAAGATATTAGTAAGAAATATATCTTAAATGGTAACCGCAAAGGTGAATTGCTATTTTATTTCTTGCAAAAAATCATTAATGAGCTATTATAAATTGTCTTTTTATTGCTATATGAATTAAAAATACTACAGGTTGAACCCATGGATGCCAGTCCAAATCATTCACATGCCACCACGCTTCAGCTGACAGAAAATTTTTATCAGTCCTTGCTGGACAACATGAAGATTGGAGTTATTGTCTGTAATGCGGCTGGCCATATTATTTATCTCAATGAGACCTACGCTTCGTTTTTAGGTATTGACCCAGCCGCACAGATTGGCAAACATGCCACTGAAGTAGTAGAAAATTCACGGCTTCATATTGTCGCCCAGACAGGACAGGCGGAAATCAATTATCCCCATGAATTCAAAGATAAGAGCTTTGTAGTTCACCGTGTGCCCATCCGTGAAGGAAATGAAATAATTGCCGTTCTTGGACTGGTACTCTTCAGCGGGGCTGATATCGTCAAACGGCTGGCGGTTCAGTTATCCCATTTACAAACCAAACTGCAGATGTATGAAAGCGAACTGCAAACCGTGCATGGCACCCACTATACGTTTGACAGTATTGTCGGAAGCAGTGATGCTTTAGGACGGATCAAAGAGGAGGCGTTAAAAGCTACGTTGAACGACTTTCCCGTTCTTATTACTGGAGAATCTGGAACCGGAAAAGAAATTATCGCTCAGGCTATTCACGCGGACAGCGCTCGCCGCTCCTATCCTTTTGTCAGAGTGAATTGCGCTGCCATTCCAAAGGAGCTTTTTGAGGCTGAATTATTCGGGTATGAGCGAGGCGCATTTACCGGTGCTGACCGACGGGGTAAAGCAGGCAAGTTTGAAGTCGCCAACTTAGGGACGATTTTCCTTGATGAGATTGGTGATTTACCTTTGGAAACTCAACCCAAGCTGCTCCGGGTACTGGAAATGAAAGAATTTGAACGAATAGGAGGAAATCGTCTGATTCATTCTGATTTCAGGGTAATTGCCGCTACCAACCAGAAACTCATGGAAAAGGTAGCGGACGGGAGTTTTCGAGCTGATCTATTCTACCGCCTTAATGTCATTGCCCTGGATATTCCAGCACTGAGAAATCGACAGGAGGACATTATCCCTTTAGCACACCATTTTATGCGTTGTTCTGAAACTTGCGTGATGAGCGATGCTACTACCCTTGATCAAGCGGCTGAAAACCTGTTGCTCGGTCATCATTGGCCTGGCAATGCACGGGAACTCCGCAATGTCATCGAGCAGGCATTGGTTGCAGCAAAAAGTGGTCCTATCACCGTTGACGATTTACCCTTCTATCTACAGCCCTCAGTAAAGAAAAAGTTTGGCATCCGGAGAACATCAACACTGAAAGAATACCTGCGGGCAGCCGAGATTCACGCTATCCAGGAGGCCTTAGCAGCCGCCGGCAACAACAAAAGCATGGCAGCCCGACAGCTGGGCATTCACCGAACCCTGCTTTACAATAAAATGAACAAATTAGGGATCAAAATAAAGAGCTAAAGGTGACGATGTGGGGCTGTATCATTTTTGCCACATATGTATGAGCAGAACAGCGGCAACCGTTTTTCAACAGAATTAGTATTCGTCAGCTGACTTTACGCTTTTTGATGCTTCAGCTGTTGCCCAACACCAAAAAACCGGGGAGCCGATGACGGGACTTGGACCGCTGACCTACTGCTCACTGTTTCGTCGTCATGAAGAAAGTGCTTGAAAGAGCAGATCTACTGTAAAATAGTGTCACAGAGATACAAGACAGTATGAGCGGTTTTTCGTCAAACAGCCAAGCGGCGCCGGATTCGTGCTTTCCTCCCCCTCATACGCGGCGATGCCCTTGCTATCTATGCAAATACCAATAGAACCGTCGGCGCAGAGATCATCCCTTGCTACTGCTCCGGGTACTGATGGTAAAGGCCACTGCAGGCGATGGCGTTCGTGCGAGAAGTGATTCCATAGACTGACTGCCGTGAGATGCAGGGACTCGGCCACGGCTCCGTCTTTCAGGCGGCTGAAGCCTTATCCGCGCTCAAGCGGTCGCCCATGATATTCTGCCACAGAGCATGTGAAAATTTCTACTTGAATCGGGCTATTAATGCACACAAAAAGGGAGGGGAGACATGAGGAAACTGCATGGTGTTGAGGTGATGAGGGTAGTGGTTTTGATCGGCATTCTTTGTTGCGTTTTTAGTGGATCAGCATCATGGGCTGCTGAGGTGATTCCTGAAGATTTAATTGTTGAAGGTGGCCTTGCAGTTGGCACGGCTGCTGCGGTTGGGGATAGTTTCAGCTTTATTACGTTGCAACTTCATGAAGACAATACGCGATTATTATTTAATGACGCCTCTGAATTATCTGGCTATCCCA of the Candidatus Anaeroferrophillus wilburensis genome contains:
- a CDS encoding sigma 54-interacting transcriptional regulator, translating into MDASPNHSHATTLQLTENFYQSLLDNMKIGVIVCNAAGHIIYLNETYASFLGIDPAAQIGKHATEVVENSRLHIVAQTGQAEINYPHEFKDKSFVVHRVPIREGNEIIAVLGLVLFSGADIVKRLAVQLSHLQTKLQMYESELQTVHGTHYTFDSIVGSSDALGRIKEEALKATLNDFPVLITGESGTGKEIIAQAIHADSARRSYPFVRVNCAAIPKELFEAELFGYERGAFTGADRRGKAGKFEVANLGTIFLDEIGDLPLETQPKLLRVLEMKEFERIGGNRLIHSDFRVIAATNQKLMEKVADGSFRADLFYRLNVIALDIPALRNRQEDIIPLAHHFMRCSETCVMSDATTLDQAAENLLLGHHWPGNARELRNVIEQALVAAKSGPITVDDLPFYLQPSVKKKFGIRRTSTLKEYLRAAEIHAIQEALAAAGNNKSMAARQLGIHRTLLYNKMNKLGIKIKS